The following proteins are co-located in the Deltaproteobacteria bacterium HGW-Deltaproteobacteria-2 genome:
- a CDS encoding carbonate dehydratase, translating to MEKLLGKHWHHMPHEEVIDLLETDPDKGLDLLEISHRKERFGANVLTAKKSKGPLMRFLLQFHQPLIYILLTAGIVTAMFQEWVDAGVIFGVVIVNAVIGFIQESKAVKAMEALAKTMITEATVMRSGKKIKISSADVVPGDIVLLQSGDKVPADMRLISSRDLQIDESALTGESVAVPKDSMQLPHDTILADRENMVYGSALVTYGQASGVVVAIGDNTEVGRISELISSTEELQTPLLKKIGEFSSILLYLILGLALATFGVGLLRGESAFDMFMAAVALAVGAIPEGLPAAMTITLAIGVARMAKRRAIIRKLPAVETLGSTTVICSDKTGTLTENQMTVQEIATGGQTYSVSGTGYALDGKIERTDAKPEGALSDGLMQTLRSGLLCNDSLLVEKEGRLTVQGDPTEGALITAAAKASLFMDKEQTRFKRLDTIPFESHYQYMATLHTEPHGGDTLVYAKGSVEAIIERCTSALDSQGSSIALDASAIHAVVEAMAAKGLRVLAFAQKALESGTQKIDHKDIKTGLIFLGLQGMIDPPRNEAIEAVHNCHSAGIKVKMITGDHALTASAIAGRIGLRNATKVVTGRELAAMSDQEIIDIVEEISVYARVAPEQKLRLVEALQTKGNVVAMTGDGVNDAPALKRANIGVAMGITGTDVAKEASDMVLTDDNFASIEAAVEEGRGTFDNLTKFIVWTLPTNIGEGLVILAAIFAGVTLPILPVQILWINMTTAVLLGLMLVFEPKEPGIMERMPRDPKEPILTRTLMWRIAIVGFMLLLGAFGLFNYELLTGAGIAAARTVAVNVFVMGELFYLFNCRSLTKSVFEVGFFSNLWVFGGAGIMFVLQLLFTYVPVMNTALHSSPIGLDAWLRIVAAASLIMVVVGIEKWFVRRKNTKIKS from the coding sequence ATGGAAAAATTGTTGGGAAAGCACTGGCATCATATGCCTCATGAAGAGGTCATTGACCTTTTGGAGACGGATCCGGACAAGGGTCTTGATCTGCTGGAAATAAGTCACCGCAAAGAGCGATTCGGCGCAAATGTTCTGACTGCCAAAAAAAGCAAAGGTCCCTTGATGAGATTTCTCCTGCAGTTTCATCAGCCGTTAATTTATATCCTGCTGACGGCCGGAATCGTTACGGCCATGTTCCAGGAATGGGTGGATGCCGGAGTCATTTTCGGGGTGGTCATCGTGAATGCCGTTATAGGATTCATACAGGAATCCAAAGCGGTCAAGGCCATGGAAGCGCTGGCGAAAACAATGATCACGGAAGCCACGGTCATGCGTTCGGGCAAGAAGATTAAGATATCTTCTGCAGATGTGGTTCCCGGCGATATTGTTCTACTTCAGTCGGGAGATAAAGTTCCCGCAGATATGCGCCTGATATCCTCCCGCGACCTGCAGATTGACGAGTCGGCGCTCACCGGAGAGTCCGTGGCCGTTCCGAAGGACTCCATGCAACTTCCCCACGATACCATTTTGGCCGACCGGGAAAACATGGTTTATGGTTCCGCGCTGGTGACTTACGGACAGGCCTCCGGCGTGGTGGTGGCCATAGGCGACAACACGGAGGTAGGCCGCATCTCGGAACTCATCTCCTCCACTGAGGAGCTGCAGACACCGCTTTTGAAAAAGATCGGGGAATTCAGCTCGATTCTGCTCTACTTGATTCTGGGACTTGCCCTGGCAACCTTCGGGGTCGGTCTGCTGAGAGGCGAGAGCGCTTTCGATATGTTCATGGCCGCCGTGGCGCTGGCGGTGGGTGCCATTCCCGAAGGACTGCCGGCAGCGATGACTATCACGCTCGCCATAGGCGTAGCAAGAATGGCCAAACGGCGGGCCATCATCCGCAAGCTTCCTGCGGTGGAGACTCTGGGCAGTACCACTGTGATCTGCTCGGACAAGACCGGTACGCTTACCGAAAATCAGATGACGGTCCAGGAGATCGCAACCGGCGGGCAGACATATTCGGTCAGCGGAACCGGCTATGCATTGGACGGCAAAATAGAACGTACGGATGCCAAACCGGAAGGCGCTCTGTCCGATGGTCTCATGCAGACCCTGCGGAGCGGCCTGCTCTGCAATGACAGTCTGCTCGTCGAGAAAGAAGGGCGACTCACCGTTCAGGGTGATCCCACGGAAGGCGCTCTGATTACGGCCGCGGCCAAGGCAAGCCTTTTTATGGATAAGGAACAGACGCGGTTCAAGCGCCTCGATACCATACCTTTCGAATCGCACTATCAGTACATGGCCACCCTGCATACTGAACCTCATGGAGGAGACACTTTGGTCTATGCGAAAGGATCGGTTGAGGCGATCATAGAGCGCTGCACCTCGGCCCTTGATTCGCAGGGATCCTCTATCGCTCTGGATGCATCGGCAATTCATGCGGTTGTGGAAGCCATGGCGGCGAAAGGCCTTCGGGTCCTTGCCTTTGCACAAAAAGCTTTGGAGAGCGGCACACAGAAGATCGACCATAAGGACATCAAAACAGGGCTTATCTTTCTGGGCCTGCAGGGCATGATCGACCCGCCCCGGAACGAGGCCATCGAGGCAGTGCACAACTGCCACAGCGCCGGCATCAAGGTTAAGATGATCACCGGCGATCATGCGCTTACCGCGTCAGCCATCGCGGGAAGGATAGGCCTGCGCAATGCGACGAAGGTCGTTACCGGCAGGGAACTGGCGGCCATGAGCGACCAGGAAATCATCGACATTGTGGAAGAAATATCGGTTTATGCCCGTGTGGCCCCGGAGCAGAAACTCCGCCTGGTGGAAGCCCTCCAGACAAAGGGAAACGTCGTTGCCATGACCGGCGACGGAGTGAACGACGCGCCAGCCCTGAAGAGGGCAAACATCGGCGTGGCCATGGGTATCACGGGAACGGACGTGGCCAAGGAAGCTTCAGACATGGTGCTCACGGATGACAACTTCGCTTCCATAGAGGCGGCCGTTGAGGAAGGCAGGGGAACTTTTGATAACCTCACCAAGTTCATCGTCTGGACGCTTCCCACGAACATCGGTGAAGGCCTGGTAATCCTGGCGGCCATTTTCGCTGGCGTGACGCTTCCCATCCTGCCGGTGCAGATCCTCTGGATTAACATGACGACGGCGGTCCTGCTGGGACTTATGCTGGTGTTCGAGCCCAAGGAGCCCGGAATCATGGAAAGGATGCCGCGCGATCCCAAGGAGCCCATCCTCACCCGTACGCTCATGTGGCGGATTGCCATCGTGGGGTTTATGCTGCTGCTGGGCGCATTCGGCCTCTTCAACTATGAACTCTTAACCGGAGCCGGTATCGCAGCGGCCAGAACAGTGGCGGTCAATGTGTTTGTCATGGGCGAACTCTTCTATCTCTTTAATTGCCGATCGCTCACGAAATCCGTTTTTGAAGTCGGATTTTTCTCCAATCTCTGGGTGTTCGGCGGAGCGGGCATAATGTTTGTGCTACAGCTGCTCTTCACCTACGTGCCGGTCATGAACACCGCCCTGCACAGCAGCCCCATCGGTCTTGATGCCTGGCTGCGCATTGTGGCGGCAGCTTCTTTGATCATGGTGGTCGTGGGTATTGAGAAATGGTTTGTTCGCAGAAAGAATACAAAAATCAAGAGCTAA
- a CDS encoding DNA gyrase subunit A, protein MERDIHHKQTLVNIEDEMKKSYMDYAMSVIIGRAIPDVRDGLKPVHRRILYAMYEMGNRYNKPYKKSARIVGEIMGKYHPHGDAAIYDTMVRMAQEFSLRYMLVDGQGNFGSIDGDPPAAMRYTESRLARISDEVLADLEKETVDYVPNYDESLQEPSLLATRIPLLLLNGTSGIAVGMATNIPPHNLKEIINGTIACIKNPDITIEQLMRHIPGPDFPTAGFINGREGILSAYKTGRGIIRIRARALIEKNSRNDKETIVVTELPYQVNKAMLIEKIAELVRDKKISGISDLRDESDRDGIRVVIELKRDENSAIILNQLYKFTQMEVSLGVIMLAISENRPQVFNLKEVLEKFISFRRDVVIRRTKFDLARAKERAHILEGYIIALNNIDAIIKVIKASKTPPEAAVQLCAKFGLSEIQAKAILEMRLQRLTGLERAKIDEEYAEVTKLIAHLQAILDDPQKVLQVIIEELNEIKERYGDERRTEIVASSEDINIEDMIVEEDVVVTISHAGYIKRNAVSLYKSQHRGGRGKMGMGTKEEDFVEKIFIASTHHYLLVFTSAGKVHWLKVYQIPQAGRAAKGKAMINLVNLAPGESVRATLPVKEFVEDKFIVMVTKKGIIKKTELAAYANPRSGGIIAISIDEGDELVDVQLTMGNQDVFIASRLGMAIRFKEDDVRDMGRTARGVRGINLDEGDDVIGMDIPAQNTFMLTVSENGFGKCTPIDEYRVQTRGGKGTINLKTVEKVGNVSGVLQVISEDNVMLISNAGKVIRLKVQEIPVNHRVTQGVKLIELEPEEKLVGVARTTSEAEGKDDETNGNGDDEADVTTEENDTSEE, encoded by the coding sequence TTCCCGATGTGCGCGACGGCCTCAAACCGGTACACCGCCGGATTTTATATGCCATGTATGAAATGGGCAACCGCTATAACAAACCCTACAAAAAATCCGCCCGTATCGTCGGCGAGATCATGGGTAAATATCATCCGCACGGTGACGCGGCCATTTACGACACCATGGTGCGTATGGCCCAGGAGTTTTCTCTGCGCTACATGCTGGTGGACGGACAGGGCAACTTCGGTTCGATTGACGGTGATCCTCCCGCGGCCATGCGTTATACGGAAAGCCGCCTGGCGCGCATTTCCGATGAAGTGCTGGCCGATCTGGAAAAAGAAACGGTTGATTATGTGCCCAACTATGACGAATCTCTGCAGGAGCCGTCGCTGCTGGCAACACGCATTCCACTTTTGCTGCTCAACGGCACATCCGGCATCGCTGTCGGTATGGCGACTAATATTCCGCCCCATAATCTGAAGGAAATCATCAACGGCACCATCGCCTGCATTAAAAATCCGGATATTACCATCGAACAACTGATGCGACATATTCCGGGTCCTGATTTTCCCACTGCCGGTTTCATCAATGGCCGGGAAGGAATTCTGTCCGCCTATAAAACAGGACGCGGCATCATTCGCATCCGGGCGCGGGCGCTGATTGAAAAGAATTCCCGGAATGATAAAGAAACCATTGTCGTCACAGAACTGCCTTATCAGGTCAACAAGGCTATGCTGATCGAAAAAATAGCCGAATTGGTGCGCGATAAAAAGATATCCGGCATTTCCGATTTGCGGGATGAATCAGACCGGGACGGCATCCGTGTGGTCATCGAACTCAAGCGGGATGAAAATTCGGCCATTATCCTCAACCAGCTCTATAAATTCACGCAAATGGAAGTCTCCCTGGGCGTCATTATGCTGGCGATCTCCGAAAACAGGCCGCAGGTTTTCAACCTCAAGGAAGTGCTCGAAAAATTCATCAGTTTCCGTCGAGACGTTGTCATTCGCCGTACAAAATTTGATCTGGCGCGTGCCAAAGAGAGAGCGCATATTTTAGAAGGCTACATTATTGCCTTAAACAATATCGACGCGATAATTAAAGTCATTAAAGCGTCGAAGACACCTCCGGAAGCGGCAGTGCAGTTATGCGCTAAATTCGGTTTGTCGGAGATACAGGCCAAAGCGATTCTGGAGATGAGACTCCAGCGCCTGACCGGACTGGAACGGGCGAAGATCGACGAAGAATACGCCGAAGTAACCAAACTTATTGCCCATCTTCAGGCAATTTTGGATGATCCGCAAAAAGTGCTTCAGGTTATTATTGAGGAACTCAATGAAATCAAGGAACGTTACGGCGATGAACGCCGCACGGAAATTGTCGCGAGCTCCGAAGATATCAACATCGAAGATATGATCGTGGAAGAAGATGTGGTCGTGACGATATCACATGCCGGCTATATCAAGCGCAACGCGGTGAGCCTTTACAAGAGCCAGCACCGCGGCGGCCGAGGCAAGATGGGTATGGGCACGAAAGAAGAAGATTTTGTAGAAAAAATCTTTATCGCCTCCACGCACCATTACCTGCTGGTCTTCACCAGCGCCGGCAAGGTGCATTGGTTAAAGGTTTATCAGATCCCTCAGGCGGGCCGCGCGGCCAAAGGTAAGGCCATGATCAATCTGGTTAATCTGGCGCCGGGTGAAAGTGTCCGGGCGACATTACCGGTCAAGGAATTTGTTGAAGATAAATTTATTGTGATGGTCACGAAAAAAGGCATCATCAAAAAAACGGAGCTGGCCGCATACGCCAATCCGCGTTCCGGAGGCATCATCGCCATTTCTATTGATGAAGGTGATGAACTGGTGGATGTACAGTTGACCATGGGCAACCAGGATGTCTTCATAGCATCAAGGCTGGGCATGGCCATCCGCTTCAAGGAAGACGACGTACGCGATATGGGCAGAACAGCCCGCGGCGTGCGCGGCATTAATCTGGATGAAGGCGATGACGTGATCGGTATGGATATTCCCGCCCAGAACACTTTCATGCTTACGGTTTCCGAAAACGGATTCGGCAAGTGCACGCCGATTGACGAATACCGTGTACAAACCCGCGGCGGCAAAGGTACGATCAATCTCAAAACGGTGGAAAAGGTGGGCAATGTTTCCGGCGTTCTGCAGGTTATCAGTGAAGATAACGTCATGCTCATCAGCAATGCCGGTAAGGTCATCCGTCTGAAGGTACAGGAAATACCGGTCAATCATCGCGTCACGCAGGGCGTGAAACTTATTGAACTTGAACCCGAAGAAAAACTCGTTGGCGTAGCACGTACAACTTCGGAAGCCGAAGGCAAAGATGACGAGACCAACGGCAACGGTGATGATGAAGCTGATGTGACGACGGAAGAAAACGACACATCGGAAGAATAA